In the Gemmatimonadota bacterium genome, TTCGTATCGACGAGCACAACGGTTCTGCTCAGCGGAATGTCGTCAATCAGCAAAGCTCTCTCCGTACTTTCGCCTAAGAATCGAAGGAGAGAGGCCTGCCATACGATCGGCAGAGGTCCGCGAGGTCCGACGGAGTCAGTCCGAGGAGGCTAGAAGCACGTCTCACAGACAGACGTCCCGCCTCGAGCGCGCCATGGACACGTTCGACAAAGGCCGCGCTGAAGAGTGGCGGCGGCCCACCTGAGAGCTCAGCCGAGAGGCCCGTCACAGACACCATCTCGGATTTCGAGAGGAGGCCAAGGTTCACGCAGCGGTACTGTAGCGCGCTGGCGCTTACGCGCAGCGAACGTGCGTTGAAAGAAAGCCAATCACGAAGGTTGGCTCCGGCGCGGTTCGCAAAACGAGCGCACTGACTTCTCCGGCATGAGCAGGGAAGCGGCGAAGACATTCGCTAACTGTTCCACGCGATTGCCTTTGGTCGCAGCAGGTTCCCATGACTCCACGCGTCCCGGAGGCATCGCATCCCAGGTCAGCACATGGAACAGTTCGTGAGCGAGGTCAAAGGCTCGGCGGCTGGGCACCTCGCTGCGATTCACAAGGATCGTCTGGAGCCCCGGGAGATGCGACGCCGCCCCCGAAAGGCCGTGCGGAGCATCCACGTAGAGCACCAGCACTCCAAGCTCGCGCTCGATTGCGTGCTGTAGTGACTCAGCAGGAGATTCGCCCAGCCTCCATCGCTCTCGAATTCCCTCGGCGCTGGCAGCCGCATCCTCGAAAGACGAATACTTGCTTAGTTCGAGCTTTTGGCCCAGAAACGTCGGCTCAATCCCCGCCTGTCGTCCGAGCTCACGGTACGTGGCAATCCACGACCCCGCGCGCTCGGCGAACTCATCGACGGCACTCGGGGATAGCGCCTCAACTCGGAAGTTGAAACAGCCCTCACCAACGAGCTTAAAGGGATCGAGGAGAGCCTCGACGGGAACGTGGAAGAGCCTCGAGAGGGAGACCAGCTCCTCCGCGTCAACGCGACGCTTACCGTTCTCGATGTCGGAGACCGACTGGCGGTCCTTGAGCTGAAGCGCAGTTGCCAGCTCATCCTGTGTCATCTTCGCCTGCTCTCGAAACCACTTCACGCGGCGAGCCAACAGGAGCTGCGATGCATCGGGCATAACACACAATATGAGCTTGCATTTCACTATTTGCAAGACCACACGGGCTGTGCCACGTAAGGGTTTCCCTTGTCGCGCGACTCGCGCGACCGGCAAGGACAATGAAGTGCGCCTGCTTCGGCTCGAGCGAACGCGGCCAAATTACCTCGCAGTGGGGCCGAGCCCGCCAAGCCGAACTTCTGGGGTGGGAGCTGCGGCTGGGCGCAGTCCTTACGCGTCGAGGGGAGCCAGCATGCGCATCTCGAGCAGTCCGCGAAACTGCTGCCGGAGTTGCCTGGCGAACAAATGATCGTTCACCAGAACGCCCGCCTCGATATTCCGATACTGTGCGGCCTCCGTGAGGTTCGCCGACGTTACCAAGGCGCACTGTTCGTCAACGATGACGCACTTGGCGTGCAGAACGGCCCTGGTCTCCGGATCTGAATCGAGGGATCGCGGGTCATAGTAGACCTCCGGGCGCCGCTCCCACGGCCAGTGCCGTTGGAAGAAGCGCTGCCGGTACTGCTCGACGATCGACCCTGCATCCCCTCGGATCGCCTGTCGGTCGGTGGACATTGATGAACAAGCGAACAGACAACTCAGGTATGTCGCGCATCCGCTGAGCTAGCTCGGCAAAGATGTTCTCGCCGTCATGAACGGCGTAGCCCGAGACATCAACCGAACGGTGTGCCGATCTGAACAGCTCGCGCACGAGAGCTGCCGTGTCTCGCGATCCTGCCCCTCTCTCTCGGGTCCGGACCAGACGAGCTCAAGCCGCTTGTCTGCCTTCGACTCAGCTTGCTTGCGCTCCGCAGCCACCGCGTCGAGCAATGCCGCTGTGCCATCTCTACCGAGCTGCGCAACGAACTGGCGCAGTTCCGGCGGAGCGCTTTGGCCCGCACGGACACGCGCAGCGAGCTCGAGGAGGGCTGCGTACGAGTGCTCGGGAAGGATTCGCATTCGCCTAACCGAAGAACTCGCAGCCAAGCTGCTCAACGGTCGACACAACGAGCGAACGATCGAGCAACTCATTGCGCCGCTCGCAGCTCGTCTCCGCGATCAAGAGGCACCCGTGACAGGCAGCTCCAAGGGTGTATTTCTCCTCGAGCAACTGATCGGGAGAGTGCTGCGCACAGATGGGGTCGTTCGAGCAGAGCCTCGCCAGCTCCAAGGCCATCGCAAGGTACTTCTCGATTCGCCGACCGGCGGCGACCAGCCCTCCGAGCGTGCCTTCCGCGTCCGTGGTGCCCGTATAAATGAGGATTCCACATCCCTGTGGCGTCACATACACGCGTTCTCGCAGTGAGCTGGCATTGTATCCGCAGTCGAGCGAGACGGCGGTGATGAGCAGATGCGCCAGCGAATGGAGGAAGACGTACCTGGCGTCGAAGTTGATCGGAAGCGCGTCAGCCTTCGGCGTCCTTCGGAACGCGGCCTCGCGGCGCTGAACCTCTGGTCGTTGACGCCACGCTTCCAGGACATCGTCCTTGAAGGACAGGAAGAACCCCTCGCCGCGCGCCTCCATTGCCGGCAGCCAGGATACCTCAGTAGCAAGCGCCGCGCGGCGGACTGCCAAGTCCAACTCGCCTTGGAGGTCAGGGACGACGGGTTCGAATCGCGTGAATCCCAGCTGCGCCGTGACCTCTCGCAGCCGATGCACGAGGACGACGTGGTCCACCGCTGCGAGCACCGTGGGTGTCGGAGACGGCATGGGATGACGCCGCGCGAAGAAGATCCCTTCTGGCCGGTCCTCTCCGAGGCTCTCCCCTGCTCCGTTAAGCGCTTCAAACTCTTCGATCTTGATCTTCCGGCGAGGAGGCCGCTCTCCGCTCCGGACTGCGTGGATGTGCTGCAGCACGATCTCATCGCTGAAATCAGCCAGCGCCTCTTTCACCTTCGGGATGTTCCTGAAGGCGCCGAGCGTCGCTGCATCCTCAACCGCCACCAGTACGTCCCACACTGACTGCACGGCGTTGCGGGCTCGGTCGCCGGACTCAGGGAGTGAGAGGACCGAAAGCTTTTGCGGGTAGTACGCATTCGACGCCGTGCGAATGAGCAAGCGCATCATTTGCCCACCTGCACCGCCGGCGCCACATTGCTCGCCTCGCGGCAGCCACGGGCGCTGCCCCTTGCACACACCGAGGACGTCGGGGCGGGTCGCCAGCACGAGCGCACGCTCTTTCCCACACTCACAGCGCACCTGTTGATCGGTCAGGTCGCCACTGGTCCCGACCTCATCCAGCCACAGCTGCCGACGGCAGCTAGTGGGACCACCATGCGTGAAATCGAACCACTCGATATCGGCGATGTGACCATTCAGGCACGCCTGCACGAAGCGCACCGGCGTCACCGGGACTTTGACGCCTCGTGCGACTTCGTACTTGCCGTCGGTCAGGTGATTCCGGTGCGCCAGCGGTCGACTCCGCCCCGCTCCTCGCTTCACGACATGCTCGGCGACGAACCAGAGTGGGAAGATCTCGACACCAACCCCAACA is a window encoding:
- a CDS encoding helix-turn-helix domain-containing protein, which translates into the protein MKWFREQAKMTQDELATALQLKDRQSVSDIENGKRRVDAEELVSLSRLFHVPVEALLDPFKLVGEGCFNFRVEALSPSAVDEFAERAGSWIATYRELGRQAGIEPTFLGQKLELSKYSSFEDAAASAEGIRERWRLGESPAESLQHAIERELGVLVLYVDAPHGLSGAASHLPGLQTILVNRSEVPSRRAFDLAHELFHVLTWDAMPPGRVESWEPAATKGNRVEQLANVFAASLLMPEKSVRSFCEPRRSQPS
- a CDS encoding DUF1998 domain-containing protein; translated protein: MTRGIGALRRSQMVTSFGPGATIDLPDHSVIIGGLDWWPAHRCERIVEPRLEEVLARALSIPRVDLRSPPADDDKPGSSPVGVGVEIFPLWFVAEHVVKRGAGRSRPLAHRNHLTDGKYEVARGVKVPVTPVRFVQACLNGHIADIEWFDFTHGGPTSCRRQLWLDEVGTSGDLTDQQVRCECGKERALVLATRPDVLGVCKGQRPWLPRGEQCGAGGAGGQMMRLLIRTASNAYYPQKLSVLSLPESGDRARNAVQSVWDVLVAVEDAATLGAFRNIPKVKEALADFSDEIVLQHIHAVRSGERPPRRKIKIEEFEALNGAGESLGEDRPEGIFFARRHPMPSPTPTVLAAVDHVVLVHRLREVTAQLGFTRFEPVVPDLQGELDLAVRRAALATEVSWLPAMEARGEGFFLSFKDDVLEAWRQRPEVQRREAAFRRTPKADALPINFDARYVFLHSLAHLLITAVSLDCGYNASSLRERVYVTPQGCGILIYTGTTDAEGTLGGLVAAGRRIEKYLAMALELARLCSNDPICAQHSPDQLLEEKYTLGAACHGCLLIAETSCERRNELLDRSLVVSTVEQLGCEFFG